Proteins encoded by one window of Kribbella italica:
- a CDS encoding MMPL family transporter: MLPLITLTQIGIIVCIGVLLDTLLVRTVVVPALAFLLGDRFWWPSKPQRTDPPTDRELERQTVQL, translated from the coding sequence GTGCTGCCGCTGATCACGCTGACCCAGATCGGCATCATCGTGTGCATCGGCGTTCTGCTCGACACTTTGCTGGTCCGCACCGTCGTCGTCCCCGCGCTCGCTTTCCTCCTCGGCGACAGGTTCTGGTGGCCCAGCAAACCCCAGCGCACCGACCCACCGACGGACCGAGAACTCGAGCGGCAAACCGTACAGCTCTAG